CGGCCCGCACGCAGGTTGCCGACCTGATCGGGGCGGTGCTCGCGGCGTACCCGGTCACCGATCTGTCCATCGTGGAGCCCGACCTGGAGGGCGTGATCCACCAGATCTACGCCGCCGGCGACCGCTCGTGAGCCGCTACCTGGCCTGCGCCCGGATGCAGTTCGCCACGGTGCTGACGTACCGCGCCGACTTCCTGCTCACGCTCGGCCTGCTGCTGGTGCAGATCTACCTGCTGCGGGTGGTGTGGACCGCGGTCTACGCGGACCGCGAGGTCGCCGCCGGCGTGTCCGTGCACACCATGATCGCGTACGCGACGCTGGTGTCGGTGCAGTATGCCCTGTTCACGTCGTGGCGGTTCTCCCAGATCCCGCAGCGGGTCCGCGAGGGCAAGGTCGCCATGGACCTGCTGCGACCGGTCGGCTTCTGCGGCCAGATGCTCGCCGGGCAGGTCGGCGGCACCGCGGCCACCCTGCCGTTCATCCTGGTGGTCCTGCCGTTCGCGCTGCTGGTGGGCGGCGCGGCGGCCCCGGCCTCGGCGCTCGCCGCGGTCTGCTACGCGGTGAGCCTGCTGCTCGCGTACGTGATCACGCAGTTGCTGGCGCTGACGGTGGGCATGGTCGCGTTCTGGACGCTGGAGACGACCGGCATGTTCATGATCTACCGGGTGGCGGCTCAGTTCCTGTCCGGCGCGCTGGTGCCGCTGTGGTTCATGCCGGAGCCGCTGCGGCTGGTGGCACAGCTGCTGCCGTTCCAGGCCACCGCGTACACGCCGACCGCCGCGTACCTCGGCCAACTGCACGGCTCGGGCTTGGCCGCCGCGCTGGGCGTCCAGGTGCTGTGGGTGGGCCTGCTCGCCGCCCTGGCCCGGCTGGTCTGGTCCCGCGCCGTCTACCGCGTCGTGGTGCAGGGCGGCTGACGGTGCGCGCGTATTGGATCCTGCTCGGGGCGGCCCTGCGCGCCGAGGTGCAGTACCGGGCGAACTTCCTCATCAACGTGATCGGCGGGATCTGCTACCAGGGCGTGGGGCTGGCGTTCATCTGGGCGGTGCTGAGCCGGTTCGGCACCGTCGGCGGCTGGACGCTGGGCGAGGTCGCCTTCCTGTACGCCATCCGGCTCACCGCCCACGGCCTGTGGATCGTGCCGTTCGGGCAGCTCATCAGCGTCGACGAGGTGGTACGCCAGGGCGAGTACGACCGGTACCTGGTCCGCCCCGCGAACCCCCTCGTCCAGCTCGTCACCCGGCGGATCCACCTGACCGCCACCGGCGACCTGGCCGGCGGCGTGCTGCTGCTGGCGGTCGCCTCGCTCCAGGCGCCGGTGGACTGGTCGCCGGCGGCCATGGCGTTCCTGCTGCTCGCGGTGCTCGGCGGGGCGATGGTCGAGCTGTCGCTGCAGCTGGCCGCGTCCGGGCTGGCGTTCCGGTTGCTGAGCACGATGTCGCTGAAGTTCGGCATCGACGCGGTGTTCAACGAGGTGGGCAGCTACCCCTGAAGATCTTCGGCGCGGCGGCCCGGTTCGGGCTGACGTTCGTGTTTCCGCTCGCGTTCGTGGCCTACCTGCCGGCCGCCGTGCTGCTGAACCGCACCGGCGAGTTGGCCGTGCCCGCCTGGCTGGCATGGGCCTCCCCCGCCGTCGGCGGCCTGCTGACGTTCCTGGCGTACCGGTTCTGGCGCTGGCAGTCGCGCTACTACACCAGCTCCGGGCACTAGCTCCCGAGGTACGCGAGCACCGCCAGTACCCGCCGGTGGTCGTCGTCGGCGGGCGGCAGGTCCAGCTTGGTCAGGATGTTGTTGATGTGCTTGCTGAC
This genomic stretch from Phytohabitans rumicis harbors:
- a CDS encoding ABC transporter permease; translation: MSRYLACARMQFATVLTYRADFLLTLGLLLVQIYLLRVVWTAVYADREVAAGVSVHTMIAYATLVSVQYALFTSWRFSQIPQRVREGKVAMDLLRPVGFCGQMLAGQVGGTAATLPFILVVLPFALLVGGAAAPASALAAVCYAVSLLLAYVITQLLALTVGMVAFWTLETTGMFMIYRVAAQFLSGALVPLWFMPEPLRLVAQLLPFQATAYTPTAAYLGQLHGSGLAAALGVQVLWVGLLAALARLVWSRAVYRVVVQGG